The Bradyrhizobium sp. CCBAU 051011 DNA segment CGCATTGCCCGTCATCTTGCGCCAGGCTCGGTCGAGCGCTGCGCCGGCTTCATCATCCGGCGGCACCAGCCACATCTTCACGCCGGCGAGTTTTTCGAGGCGAAAATCAGTGCGCGCGTCGAGCCGCAGCACATCCATGCGATCTTCGATCTGCGCGATGAAGGGCAGGAACAGCGCGCGGTTGAGGCCGCCCTTGTAGAGGTCCTCGGGCGCGACGTTCGAGGTCGCCACCACGACCGTGCCGAGTTCGAACAGTTTTGAGAACAGCCGTCCCAGAATCATGGCGTCGGCGATGTCGGTGACGTGGAATTCGTCGAAGCACAGCAGCCACGCCTCGTCGAAGATGGCGTTGGCCGTCAGCTCGATCACGTCGCTATCCGCGATTTCCCCGCGGGCGATGTTCTGGCGATAGGCGTAGATCTTCTCATGCGCCTCGGCCATGAATTCGTGGAAATGGGCGCGGCGCTTGTGCTGGACCGGCGAGTGCTGAAAGAACAGATCCATCAGCATGGTCTTGCCGCGGCCGACCTCGCCATGAACATAAAGCCCGCGCGGCGGCGGCTCGCTCTTGTCGCCGAACAGCCGGCCAAGCAGGCTGAGCTTGCGCGCCGGCTTGTAGCTCGACAGCCGCTCCTCGAGCGCGGCAAACGCCTCGGCGGCCTCGGCCTGCGCGGGATCGGCCTCGATCGCGCCGGAGGAAACCAGCGCCTGATATTGTGCGTGGAACGAGGAGGGATCGGTCGAGAGCATGGCCCCCTTTCGGCCTCAAGCGAGCGAAAATTGCAAGCCGAGAATCGGTGCTGGGGGTATGCAAAT contains these protein-coding regions:
- the zapE gene encoding cell division protein ZapE, which gives rise to MLSTDPSSFHAQYQALVSSGAIEADPAQAEAAEAFAALEERLSSYKPARKLSLLGRLFGDKSEPPPRGLYVHGEVGRGKTMLMDLFFQHSPVQHKRRAHFHEFMAEAHEKIYAYRQNIARGEIADSDVIELTANAIFDEAWLLCFDEFHVTDIADAMILGRLFSKLFELGTVVVATSNVAPEDLYKGGLNRALFLPFIAQIEDRMDVLRLDARTDFRLEKLAGVKMWLVPPDDEAGAALDRAWRKMTGNAPCKPRDIAIKGRVLRVPCSAHGIARFSFADICEKPLAASDYLRLAHDYHTILIDRIPVMDYAERNAAKRFISLIDTLYDNAVKLMASAEADPVSLYLATEGIEAMEFKRTASRLIEMSSESYLALPHGRKDSAASGSSTGLVET